TGCTCGAACTTATTTCACTGAAAATAAGTACCTTTAACCTATTGCACAGCGAAATATTTTCTTGTTACACTAAAAAATTATATAAGTGCAAGCTGGATGCTGTACTATGCTTGCATGGGGTACATTTGCAATTAAGGCATGACTGTAGGATGAAGATAATACGCCGGGAAATACGAATGAATGAAcgttattattaaaataaactgCAAATAATCATGGCATaacaaccgtacagccttcaacaatgagcaaagcccgtaccgcatagtcagctataaaaggccccgatatgacaacgtaaaactattcaaacgagaaaactaacggccttatttaaataaaaaatgaacaaaaaacaaatatgtaacacaaaaacaaacgacaaccactgaattacaggctcctgaattaggacaggcacatacataaataaataatgtggcagtGTTAAAAATGCTTGTTAAAAACATTATGTAAACATCACTCTAACACACATAGACCACATGTTTAACTCTTTATCTCAGCAATGCGATATAAAAAGATGACacaattttgtaacagaaaaatcaaaatgaacaaataattTCAATAGCCCAAATAATACGGCTTTGTGTTCTCGCAATATTTTGTCGTATATCAAGATGTGACAGTTAAAAAAATCCCGTTAAAAGTCGgcacaaaataacaattttgatagattaagataaaaattaagataataaTAGTTATCTAACAATATATTATTCTAATCGATTTCATCACCCTTTCATTTTTGTTCCGTTAATGAAACAAATAAAGTGTAAATTGACCATACATTATTGTAATGGTATTGACAAGTTAGGAATAACAATGCAAATAGTGCATTCAGAAAGAcggaaggataaaaaaaaaaatcgtgaacTACTAGTTATACGcatatcaaatttaattaataatgaaGTATTGAATCAAATTGACCGACTATTCGGTATAGAATTTTTCATTGTTGAGGGCCATACGGTTGCCTTTAATTGTCtatatttactttatttgataTCTGGTGGATATTTGTTTCATAGGCAATTATACAAAAtcgctttatttttttatatttgttacagCAATAGTTGCATCTTCATTTTCTATGTAAGTAATTTGGACAGAAACTAGTAATAACATATAGAATAAATATCACTTTTATAGACGTGTCTACAACAACAGCAGTCGCTGTAGAATCCGGAACAACTGACGGGACACATGAATCAGATATGTCAACCACAAAACAGACAACAACATCTTCTACAGAGATTGGTGACACATCGACCGTCACAAATAGAATTACCAGCAAGGCAACGAATGAAGCCTCTACCTCAACAGGAAAAACTAAAATACTAACAACAGAAGCGACGACAATTTCGTCACAACAAAAGAACTGGACAATTCTTGGAGGTACTACACATATAGGGCTATGTTGATCGAATATTATTCATTAAATCGAAAGATAGAATACAAAAACGAATCCAGATTAGTCTGTTTCATATCTTGTCCTCTGTAAAGAAATTTAAATGAGGGTCGAttgagaattgtttttttttacgatAAATGAGATTATTTTGATGTCGATCATTTTGACCATAAAAAACTTCATTTTCATTGAAACAACATTCTAGTATCACCTGCAAGTGTAATACATTATACATATCCCCAAGTTAAAACGTATTCAAGGTTAGCGTTTGATGCAATAACAACAATTTATACCTCGATGTTTCTGATTTACTTCGTCTTGTGTTATTTCCTCTCTTCCCCTTTTATCTCTCTGTCCCTTTTGCGCTAAAATAATCGCAACATGGCAATGCTTACATCATAAGTCGTTATACACTGGCTCTAATTTGTCCCACCGTAAGAAAGCAAACCTAACGACTTCCAGTTATATACCATTAGCTTGTTATAGTTATATCTGAGAATTTTAGATTCctttattatctatattttttatttttataaagtttagtaCATATTGAACAACGATTGTGATCGTACCGGCCGTCCATAATGTTTTCTTCGAAAAGCTGAAATTTCCGTTGATGGATAAAAAACCAAGCAggacaaaatatttagtacactATAGAGTGTAATATGAGTTAAATTTGATCATAAGGTTACcctaaataattttctttataactATGGTCATTTATTCCAAGTTACATCAGTCTGATAAAAGGAAGCAAAGTTGAAAACTGTAGAGACTTGTTAAGCATGTAATCTCCGTGGAATGGCCAATTctcaaaaaaacataaattttgaaaataaattccaCATTCAACGGATCGATATCGGTGTCAACATTAAATTTGAGTACAACTTCGATCTTTAGATATACATTTTATGGTTCATAAATGACGATATCGTCGAAATGTAACCTCCGTGGAAtgtaattgtaataaaatatttgttccgGCATGACATTTGTTTCGTCGGAACAAATTTCATAGTAAATATGTTCCATCGGaacttatatcacagaaaatttgttccagcactataaaatttgttccggaactaattttttAACTTCAGGTaaaataagttccggaacaaaaatGACAGCTCCATGAGTTTTGttccaatattaaaatttcaaaaaaggtgaaataagttcctgtgatattagtttttCACGAAATTATTTTTCAAGAATCACTAATGAAAATGTTCTGCTCGAACTTATTTCACTGAAAATAAGTACCTTTAACCTATTGCACAGCGAAATATTTTCTTGTTACACTAAAAAATTATATAAGTGCAAGCTGTATGCTGTACTATGCTTGCATGGGGTACATTTGCAATTAAGGCATGACTGTAGGAtgaagataagaaataaaagcgaTGTAAAAGTAAgtgtacaaaaattgaaaacatgtaTGACCTAGTTTCGCGGAAAATATACGCCGGGAAATACGAATGAATGAAcgttattattaaaataaactgCAAATAATCATGGCATaacaaccgtacagccttcaacaatgagcaaagcccgtaccgcatagtcagctataaaaggccccgatatgacaacgtaaaactattcaaacgagaaaactaacggccttatttaaataaaaaatgaacaaaaaacaaatatgtaacacaaaaacaaacgacaaccactgaattacaggctcctgaattgggacaggcacatacataaataaataatgtggcggtgttaaaaaTGCTTGTTAAAACATTATGTAAACATCACTCTATACACACATAGACCACATGTTTAACTCTTTATCTCAGCAATGCGATATAAAAAGATGACacaattttgtaacagaaaaatcaaaatgaacaaataattTCAATAGCCCAAATAATACGGCTTTGTGTTCTCGCAATATTTTGTCGTATATCAAGATGTGACAGTTAAAAAAATCCCGTTAAAAGTCGgcacaaaataacaattttgatagattaagataaaaattaagataataaTAGTTATCTAACAATATATTATTCTAATCGATTTCATCACCCTTTCATTTTTGTTCCGTTAATGAAACAAATAAAGTGAAAATTGACCATACATTATTGTAATGGTATTGACAAGTTAGGAATAGCAATGCAAATAGTGCATTCAGAAAGACGgaaggatgaaaaaaaaaatcgtgaaCTACTAGTTATACGcatatcaaatttaattaataatgaaGTATTGAATCAAATTGACCGACTATTCGGTATAGAATTTTTCATTGTTGAGGGCCATACGGTTGCCTTTAATTGTCtatatttactttatttgataTCTGGTGGATATTTGTTTCATAGGCAGTAATACCAAATcgctttattttttaatatttgttacaGCAATAGTTGCATCTACATTTTCTATGTAAGTAATTTGGACAAAAACTAGtaataaaatatagaataaatatCACTTTTATAGACGTGTCTACAACAATAGCGGTCGCTGTAGAATCCGGAACAACTGACGGGACACATGAATCAGATATGTCAACCACAAAACAGACAACAACATCTTCTACAGAGATTGGTGACACATCGACCGTCACAAATATAATTACCAACAAGGCAACGAAAGAAGCCTCTACCTCAACAGGAAAAACTACAATACTAACAACAGAAGCGACGACAACTTCGTCACAACAAAAGAACTGGACAATTCTTGGAGGTACTACACATATAGGGCTATGTTGATAGAATATTATTCATTAAATCTAAAGATAGAATACAAAAACGAATCCAGATTAGTCTGTTTCATATCTTGTCTTCTGTAAAGAAATTTAAATGAGGGTCGATtgagaattgctttttttttaacgataaatGAGATTATTTTGATGTCGATCATTTTGACCATAAACATCTTTAATTTCATTGAAACAAAATTCTAGCATCACCTGCAAGTgtaatacattgtacatatcCCCAAGTTAAAACGTATACAAGGTTAGCGTTTGATGCAATAACAACAATTTATACCTCGATGTTTCTGATTTACTTCGTCTTGTGTTTTTTCCTCCCTTCCACTTTTATCCCTCCGTCCTTTTTGCGCTAAAATAATCGCAACATGGCAATGCTTACATCATAAGTGGTTATACCTTAATACGtgggacttggatggagagttgtctcattggcacccataccacatcttcttatatctattatatatggTGATCGAATAATTTACGTAAATACTGATTAATTTGTTGataaaaagaaggtgtggtatgattgctaatgagacaactcttcacaagataccaaaatgacacagaaattaacaacaataggttaCCATACGGCTgtcaacaaagcccataccgcatagtaagctataaaaggccccgatatgacaatgtaaaacaattcaaacgagaaaactaacggccttatttaaataaaaaatgaacaaaaaacaaatatgtaactcgaaaacaaacgacaaccactgaattacaggctcctgacttgggacaggcacatacataaataatgtggcggggttaaaaatacttgttaaaacattatataaacatcACTCTATACAAACATAGACCACATGTTTAACTCTTTATCTCAGCAAAGCGATATAAAAAGATGACacaattttgtaacagaaaaatcaaaatgaacaaataattTCAATAGCCCAAATAATACGGCTTTATGTTCTCGCAATATTTTGTCGTATATCAAGATGTGACAGTTAAAAAACTCCCGTTAAAAGTCGGCAAAAAATATCACTTTTAATAGATTAagataaaaattaagataataaTAGTTATCTAACAATATATTATTCTAATCGATTTCATCACCCTTTCATCTTTGTTCCGTTAATGAAACAAATAAAGTGTAAATTGACCATACATTATTGTAATGGTATTGACAAGTTAGGAATAACAATGCAAATAGTGCATTCAGAAAGACGGAAGGATGAAAAAAATCGTGAACTAATACGCTTATCAAATTGAATATATAATGAAGTATTGAATCAAATTGACCGACTATTCGGTATAGAATTTTTCATTGTTGAGAGGCATGCGGTTGCCTTTAATTGTCtatatttactttatttgataTCTGGTGGATATTTGTTTCATAGGCAGTTATACCAAATcgctttattttttaatatttgttacaGCAATAGTTGCATATACATTTTCTATGTAAGTAATTTGGACAGAAACTAGtaataaaatatagaataaatatCACTTTTATAGACGTGTCTACAACAACAGCGGTCGCTGTAGAATCCGGAACAACTGACGGGACATATGAATCAGATATGTCAACCACAAAACAGACAACAACATCTTCTACAGAGATTGGTGACACATCAACCGTCACAAATAGAATTACTAGCAAGGCAACGAAAGAAGCCTCTACCTCAACAGGAAAAACTACAATACTAACAACAGAAGCGACGACAATTTCGTCACAACAAAAGAACTGGACAATTCTTGGAGGTACTACACATATATGGCTAGTGTCGATCGAATATTATTCATTAAATCTAAAGATAGAATACAAAAACGAATCCAGATTAGTCTGTTTCATATCTTGTCCTCAGTAAAGAAATTTAAATGAGGGTCGATtgagaattgcttttttttacgATAAATGAGATTATTTTGATGTCGATCATTTTAACCATAAAAAACTTTAAAGTCTCAACATTCTAGCATCACCTGTAAGTgtaatacattgtacatatcCCCAAGTTGAAACGTATTCAAGGTTTGCGTTTGATGCAATAACAACAATTTATACCTCGATGTTTCTGATTTACTTCGTTTTGTCTTATTTCTAACCTTCCATTTTTATCTTTCCGTTCCTTTTGCCCTAAAATAGTTGCAACATGTAAATGCTTCCATCATAAGTCGTTATAACTTAACAAGaagtgt
This sequence is a window from Mytilus edulis chromosome 1, xbMytEdul2.2, whole genome shotgun sequence. Protein-coding genes within it:
- the LOC139497637 gene encoding mucin-22-like, which translates into the protein MTATCMSAVFNSTTMHCGLYREYQSASNSSSQEEQLILQRDVSTTTPVAVESGTTDGTYKSDMSTTKQTTTSSTEIGDTSTVTNRITSKATKEASTSTGKTTILTTEATTFSSQQKNWTILGDVSTTTAVAVESGTTDGTHESDMSTTKQTTTSSTEIGDTSTVTNRITSKATKEASTSTGKTTILTTEATTISSQQKNWTILGDVSTTTAVAVESGTTDGTHESDMSTTKQTTTSSTEIGDTSTVTNRITSKATNEASTSTGKTKILTTEATTISSQQKNWTILGDVSTTIAVAVESGTTDGTHESDMSTTKQTTTSSTEIGDTSTVTNIITNKATKEASTSTGKTTILTTEATTTSSQQKNWTILGDVSTTTAVAVESGTTDGTYESDMSTTKQTTTSSTEIGDTSTVTNRITSKATKEASTSTGKTTILTTEATTISSQQKNWTILGGTTHIWLVSIEYYSLNLKIEYKNESRLVCFISCPQ